The following coding sequences are from one Paraburkholderia caballeronis window:
- a CDS encoding amino acid ABC transporter ATP-binding protein, whose translation MMNRNETPASAASCAISARGIVKSFGAQRVLDGVSFDVARGELVCLLGPSGSGKSTLLRCLNWLAPPDAGEVWIGDERVGMRNAARGGVSVPRPEREIRAQRSRIGMVFQSFNLWPHMTALENVMEGLLSVKRMSRLEASDIAVEALRKVGLSGKHAAMPANLSGGQQQRVGIARTLAMAPEVILFDEPTSALDPELVGEVLAVMRGLAAARTTMIVVTHEVRFAREVADRVVFMDGGKIVEMGPPAQVIDHPSSARLRQFLHRFTPEDSRS comes from the coding sequence ATGATGAACCGGAACGAAACTCCTGCATCCGCCGCATCCTGTGCGATCAGCGCGCGCGGCATCGTCAAGTCGTTCGGCGCGCAGCGCGTGCTCGACGGCGTGAGCTTCGACGTCGCGCGCGGCGAATTGGTCTGCCTGCTCGGACCGTCGGGGTCCGGCAAATCGACGCTGCTGCGCTGCCTGAACTGGCTTGCGCCGCCCGACGCGGGGGAAGTCTGGATCGGTGACGAACGCGTCGGCATGCGCAACGCTGCTCGCGGCGGCGTGTCCGTGCCGCGTCCGGAGCGGGAGATTCGCGCGCAGCGCAGCCGCATCGGCATGGTGTTCCAGAGCTTCAATCTGTGGCCGCATATGACCGCGCTGGAAAACGTGATGGAAGGCCTGCTTTCCGTTAAACGCATGTCCCGCCTGGAAGCGAGCGACATCGCCGTCGAGGCGCTGCGCAAGGTCGGGCTGTCCGGCAAGCACGCCGCGATGCCCGCGAACCTGTCCGGCGGCCAGCAGCAGCGCGTGGGCATTGCGCGCACGCTCGCGATGGCGCCGGAAGTGATCCTCTTCGACGAGCCGACGAGCGCGCTCGATCCCGAACTCGTCGGCGAAGTGCTCGCGGTCATGCGCGGCCTGGCGGCGGCGCGGACGACGATGATCGTCGTGACGCACGAGGTCCGCTTCGCGCGCGAGGTGGCCGACCGCGTGGTGTTCATGGACGGCGGCAAGATCGTCGAAATGGGGCCGCCCGCGCAGGTCATCGATCATCCTTCATCGGCGCGTCTGCGCCAGTTCCTTCACCGTTTCACTCCGGAAGACTCACGCTCATGA
- a CDS encoding urea carboxylase-associated family protein, with protein MLLLKDTPDRAPLPPARVFVPAGESRAIDVKAGQILRIEAKEDGATAALFGFSRANPDIFLSVHHTRVFSNSYVLQAGMRIVSNRRRALMVLGKDSVGRHDLLLPASTSAFLEANGYAGQTGCVESVARVIAEQGLTPPKLPDPINLFMHVDLHQDGAIEPQPNATRAGGFVACRVVADMVFVVSACCTGIPGNDRPGGLELAAAEELVEL; from the coding sequence ATGCTGCTTCTCAAAGACACTCCCGATCGCGCGCCGCTGCCGCCCGCCCGCGTGTTCGTGCCGGCTGGCGAAAGCCGCGCCATCGACGTGAAGGCCGGACAGATCCTGCGCATCGAAGCGAAAGAGGACGGCGCGACGGCCGCGCTGTTCGGTTTCAGCCGCGCGAATCCGGATATTTTTCTGTCCGTGCATCACACGCGTGTGTTCAGCAATTCGTATGTGCTGCAGGCGGGCATGCGGATCGTCAGCAACCGGCGTCGGGCGCTGATGGTGCTCGGCAAGGACTCGGTGGGCCGTCACGATCTACTGTTGCCTGCATCGACCAGCGCGTTTCTCGAAGCGAACGGTTACGCGGGGCAGACCGGCTGCGTCGAATCGGTCGCGCGGGTGATCGCCGAACAAGGCCTGACGCCGCCGAAACTGCCGGACCCGATCAATCTGTTCATGCACGTGGACCTGCATCAGGACGGCGCCATCGAGCCGCAGCCCAACGCCACGCGCGCGGGCGGCTTCGTCGCGTGCCGCGTGGTCGCCGACATGGTGTTCGTCGTGTCCGCCTGCTGCACCGGCATTCCCGGCAACGACCGGCCCGGCGGGCTGGAACTCGCGGCCGCCGAAGAACTGGTCGAACTGTAG
- a CDS encoding LLM class flavin-dependent oxidoreductase — translation MTRIKMMGQQVEFGFMIAASDVEPTPDLDLYRGMIEDARFGYELGFRTVWTPEHHFSSYFPTPSPLMLMSNIAARCPGLGLGTMVLVTPWHNPVRLAGEIAMLSLMSDAPLHLGLGRGAAPLEYDAFDLKLEHAKERFQEVWEVLDRALSGKPFTYEGKHVRVPLEVRLRPDARRENIHFYGAIGSPDSATKIAELDLPPISNGTLPMDVQRRVLNTWHDVTLRRGGNTDVTKPVAISCIIADSDDEAEALARAYMPRWFELQVEHYRPDENGFPTIPDYQSFAAVHERRMAYCNPDNLGPFSRLQLFGSPETVSERVQEYLDVGFNHLIVMAATPGIPQQKRREWLSRFAREVAPNFSAQFGQHAGAAV, via the coding sequence ATGACGAGGATAAAAATGATGGGGCAGCAGGTGGAATTCGGTTTCATGATTGCGGCGTCGGACGTCGAGCCGACGCCGGACCTCGATCTGTATCGCGGCATGATCGAGGATGCCCGCTTCGGCTACGAATTGGGCTTCCGCACGGTATGGACGCCTGAGCATCATTTTTCGAGCTATTTTCCGACGCCCAGCCCGCTGATGCTGATGTCGAACATCGCTGCGCGCTGCCCCGGCCTCGGGCTCGGCACGATGGTGCTGGTGACGCCGTGGCACAACCCGGTACGCCTCGCGGGCGAGATCGCGATGCTCAGCCTGATGTCCGATGCGCCGCTTCATCTCGGTCTCGGCCGCGGCGCGGCGCCGCTCGAATACGATGCGTTCGATCTGAAGCTCGAACATGCGAAGGAGCGGTTCCAGGAAGTGTGGGAGGTGCTCGATCGGGCGCTGTCGGGCAAGCCGTTCACCTATGAAGGCAAGCACGTTCGCGTGCCGCTCGAAGTGCGGTTGCGGCCGGATGCGCGGCGCGAGAACATCCATTTCTACGGCGCGATCGGCAGCCCGGACAGCGCGACGAAGATCGCCGAACTCGATCTGCCGCCGATCTCCAACGGCACGTTGCCGATGGACGTGCAGCGACGCGTGCTGAACACCTGGCATGACGTCACGCTGCGGCGCGGCGGCAATACGGACGTGACGAAGCCGGTGGCGATCAGTTGCATCATCGCGGACAGCGACGACGAAGCCGAGGCGCTGGCCCGCGCCTATATGCCGCGCTGGTTCGAACTGCAGGTCGAGCACTACCGTCCCGACGAAAACGGCTTTCCGACCATTCCCGACTACCAGTCGTTCGCGGCCGTTCACGAGCGGCGCATGGCGTACTGCAATCCGGACAATCTCGGTCCGTTCAGCCGCCTGCAACTGTTCGGCTCGCCGGAGACCGTCAGCGAACGCGTTCAGGAATATCTGGACGTCGGCTTCAACCATCTGATCGTGATGGCGGCCACGCCGGGCATTCCGCAGCAGAAGCGGCGCGAGTGGCTCTCCCGCTTCGCGCGCGAAGTGGCGCCGAATTTTTCCGCGCAGTTCGGGCAGCATGCGGGCGCGGCAGTTTGA
- a CDS encoding MFS transporter has protein sequence MEVSDTLSGAAERPVSLQGRALRRVVVSCALGNALEWYDFFLYGTAAALVFGQVFFPKGTEPLVAALGVFAGFAVGFLARPFGGILFSHIGDRYGRRVALIWTLALMGGATFLMGLLPSYGQIGVLAPALLVALRVVQGLAAGGEWGGSVLMITESAPAGKVGYFSAYGQAGLSLGFLLSAAAVWLVRQLPDAAFLEWGWRLPFLASVVIFGLGTYIRRTVPETQAFRELAAQGRQSKAPVLQVLREHPRAVLKAMGLRVAENGSSYVFVAFSLTYAKFAGVPAGLVLGAMIVSFVVQLPVIVWMGRLSDRIGTRPVYLFGAVTMVAFAYPFFHLIGTGNPALMMLAFFLTNTISYAAMVATQPTLFSSFFGTSTRYSGLALGHEIAAIFSGGLSPLIATSLLAVWHSYWPIVIYLAVLGLITTLTALTIEPRKSA, from the coding sequence ATGGAAGTGTCGGATACGTTATCCGGGGCCGCGGAACGGCCCGTTTCGCTGCAAGGGCGCGCGCTCAGGCGCGTGGTCGTGTCGTGCGCGCTCGGCAATGCGCTGGAGTGGTACGACTTCTTTCTGTACGGCACCGCCGCCGCGCTGGTGTTCGGGCAGGTGTTCTTTCCGAAAGGAACCGAACCGCTGGTCGCCGCGCTCGGCGTATTCGCGGGTTTTGCGGTGGGCTTTCTCGCGCGGCCTTTCGGCGGCATCCTGTTCTCGCACATCGGCGACCGGTACGGACGCCGCGTTGCGCTGATCTGGACGCTTGCGCTGATGGGCGGCGCGACGTTCCTGATGGGCCTCTTGCCGTCGTACGGCCAGATCGGCGTGCTTGCGCCGGCGCTGCTCGTCGCGTTGCGCGTCGTGCAAGGGCTCGCGGCGGGCGGCGAATGGGGCGGCTCCGTGCTGATGATTACCGAAAGCGCGCCGGCCGGCAAAGTCGGCTATTTCTCCGCCTACGGGCAGGCGGGGTTGAGCCTCGGGTTCCTGCTGTCGGCCGCCGCGGTATGGCTCGTGCGCCAGTTGCCCGACGCGGCGTTTCTCGAATGGGGATGGCGCCTGCCGTTTCTCGCGAGCGTGGTGATCTTCGGACTCGGCACCTACATCCGGCGAACCGTGCCGGAAACCCAGGCGTTCCGGGAGCTGGCCGCGCAGGGGCGTCAGTCGAAAGCGCCGGTGTTGCAGGTGCTGCGCGAGCATCCGCGCGCCGTGCTGAAAGCGATGGGCCTGCGGGTTGCCGAGAACGGCAGTTCGTACGTGTTCGTCGCGTTCTCGCTGACCTACGCGAAATTCGCCGGCGTACCGGCCGGGCTCGTGCTCGGCGCGATGATCGTCTCGTTCGTCGTGCAGTTGCCGGTGATCGTATGGATGGGGCGGCTTTCGGACCGCATCGGCACGCGGCCCGTCTATCTGTTCGGCGCGGTGACGATGGTGGCGTTCGCCTATCCGTTCTTCCATCTGATCGGCACAGGCAATCCGGCGCTGATGATGCTCGCGTTCTTCCTGACCAACACGATCAGCTATGCGGCGATGGTGGCGACCCAGCCGACGCTGTTCAGCAGCTTTTTCGGCACCAGCACGCGTTATTCCGGACTCGCGCTCGGACACGAGATCGCCGCGATCTTCAGCGGCGGCCTGTCTCCGCTCATCGCGACATCGCTGCTGGCTGTGTGGCATTCGTACTGGCCGATCGTCATTTACCTCGCGGTGCTCGGCCTCATCACCACGCTGACCGCGCTGACGATCGAGCCGCGAAAATCCGCTTGA
- a CDS encoding transporter substrate-binding domain-containing protein gives MFSLRLSRFALAAVLPVAAFCHTVAAHADTLDDIKSRGKMIVAIDPTFAPYEYTDANNAIVGYDPAILAAVAKHLGVTIEYQRMAFSGIIPGLLSHSFDLEGSALNVTAERAKRIAYVVPTSKTVNGALVRADFSKIAAQPTPESLAGLTGAVKTGSAPEQILKQFNETLKAKGLAPINLLSVDSVDQTVAALMTRRADFVFDDLTVLAGVIKQNPGKMKLTGELGPSQWISLATRPDDARLNQAISDQILAMKKSGELARLQKQYLGVTFDTPAADFIPAQ, from the coding sequence ATGTTCTCGCTGCGCCTCTCACGTTTTGCGCTCGCGGCCGTTCTTCCGGTCGCCGCGTTTTGCCATACCGTTGCCGCTCACGCCGATACGCTCGACGACATCAAGAGCCGCGGCAAGATGATCGTCGCGATCGATCCGACCTTCGCCCCGTACGAGTACACCGATGCGAACAACGCGATCGTCGGCTACGATCCCGCGATTCTGGCGGCGGTGGCAAAGCATCTCGGCGTGACGATCGAATACCAGCGCATGGCGTTCAGCGGCATCATTCCCGGCCTGCTGTCGCATTCGTTCGATCTCGAAGGCTCCGCGCTGAATGTCACGGCGGAGCGCGCGAAGCGGATCGCATACGTCGTGCCGACCAGCAAGACCGTCAACGGCGCGCTGGTGCGGGCGGATTTCTCGAAGATCGCGGCGCAGCCGACGCCCGAATCGCTGGCGGGCCTGACCGGCGCGGTCAAGACCGGCAGCGCGCCCGAGCAGATCCTCAAGCAGTTCAACGAGACGCTGAAGGCGAAGGGCCTCGCGCCGATCAATCTGTTGAGCGTGGATAGCGTCGATCAAACCGTGGCCGCGCTGATGACGCGCCGCGCGGATTTCGTGTTCGACGACCTGACCGTGCTTGCAGGGGTCATCAAGCAGAACCCCGGCAAGATGAAGCTGACTGGCGAGCTGGGTCCGTCGCAATGGATCTCGCTGGCCACGCGCCCCGACGATGCGCGTCTGAACCAGGCGATCAGCGACCAGATTCTCGCGATGAAGAAGAGCGGCGAACTCGCGCGTCTGCAAAAGCAGTATCTCGGCGTGACCTTCGATACGCCGGCCGCCGATTTCATTCCGGCGCAATGA
- a CDS encoding NADPH-dependent FMN reductase, producing the protein MTRAFVPHIVGIGGTLRAGSSSELVVRAALCEAQKLGATTEAIVGPDLVMPMYSPEAAARTPQAIRLLTALRRAHGVIVASPAYHGSLSGLLKNALDYTEDMRTDERTYLSGRAVGCIACAGGVQAGASTLATLRSIVHALRGWPTPLGVMLNTSMPLFDADGACVDASSAGQLGILAKEVVMFANASCGAAASGDTAAADKRVLDAVPAT; encoded by the coding sequence ATGACTCGTGCATTCGTTCCTCACATCGTCGGCATCGGCGGCACGCTGCGGGCGGGATCGAGTTCGGAACTGGTCGTGCGCGCCGCGCTGTGCGAGGCGCAGAAGCTCGGCGCGACCACCGAGGCGATCGTCGGCCCGGATCTGGTGATGCCGATGTATTCGCCGGAAGCGGCGGCACGGACGCCGCAGGCGATCCGTCTGCTGACCGCGCTGCGGCGCGCGCACGGCGTGATCGTCGCGTCGCCGGCCTATCACGGCTCGCTGTCGGGGCTGCTCAAGAACGCGCTCGACTATACGGAGGACATGCGGACCGACGAGCGCACGTATCTGAGCGGGCGCGCAGTCGGTTGCATCGCGTGCGCGGGCGGCGTGCAGGCCGGCGCTTCGACGCTCGCGACGCTGCGTTCGATCGTCCATGCGCTGCGCGGCTGGCCGACGCCGCTCGGCGTCATGCTGAACACGTCGATGCCGTTGTTCGATGCGGACGGCGCGTGCGTCGATGCATCCTCTGCCGGACAACTCGGCATTCTCGCGAAGGAGGTCGTCATGTTCGCCAATGCGAGTTGCGGCGCGGCGGCGTCGGGCGATACGGCGGCCGCGGACAAGCGCGTTCTTGACGCGGTCCCGGCAACGTGA
- a CDS encoding amino acid ABC transporter permease, translated as MWLDPEVVRSVPSLLDGWLITVELTLLGAAGSLACGHLALAMQLTRCAPLRIAARLYIGFMRGTPSLVQLFLVFFALPLIGLGGRPMLAAALTLGLNSGAYTAEILRGNMRVVTRGQIEAATALGMAPWRIALRIALPQMLKASVPALVNEFTILLKTTPLASVVAVTELTYAGQMVIARIYTSSQIMLLVSVGYLAVVLPVIWLGRHLRREPSASRGT; from the coding sequence ATGTGGCTCGATCCCGAGGTCGTCCGCAGCGTGCCGTCGCTGCTCGACGGCTGGCTCATCACCGTGGAGCTGACGCTGCTCGGCGCGGCCGGCAGTCTCGCCTGCGGCCATCTCGCGCTCGCGATGCAACTGACGCGTTGTGCGCCGCTGCGTATCGCGGCGCGTCTGTACATCGGCTTCATGCGGGGCACGCCGTCGCTCGTCCAGCTTTTTCTGGTGTTTTTCGCGCTGCCGCTGATCGGGCTGGGCGGGCGGCCGATGCTGGCCGCCGCGCTCACGCTCGGCCTGAACAGCGGCGCGTACACCGCCGAAATCCTGCGCGGCAACATGCGCGTGGTCACGCGCGGGCAGATCGAGGCGGCTACCGCGTTGGGCATGGCGCCGTGGCGCATCGCACTGCGCATCGCGCTGCCGCAGATGCTCAAGGCCAGCGTGCCCGCGCTCGTCAACGAGTTCACGATCCTGCTGAAGACGACGCCGCTCGCATCGGTGGTCGCCGTCACGGAACTGACCTACGCGGGCCAGATGGTGATCGCGCGCATCTATACGTCGTCGCAGATCATGCTGCTCGTGAGCGTCGGTTATCTCGCGGTGGTGCTGCCGGTGATCTGGCTCGGCAGACATCTGCGGCGTGAGCCGTCTGCGTCGCGGGGGACCTGA
- a CDS encoding amino acid ABC transporter permease, producing the protein MRFDPGVVIPYLPALLSGFGGTLWLCALSGLLACALGVVLIAGRRRGPRPLAALIDVYIALTLALPLLVLLYVTFYVLPDFGLLLPPPVVGVVTLAIYYAPYVAQVIQAAIDAVPAGTLEAGVAIGMSPFAIARRIAMPQALPLLLPTMTGLMIGLFKDSALLSVISVHEFMFAAKGVVSDTYAPLEVYGVVALVYWAATASLHFVTRRWERRLARAQQIAPAR; encoded by the coding sequence ATGAGGTTCGATCCCGGCGTCGTGATCCCGTACCTGCCCGCGCTGCTGAGCGGTTTCGGCGGCACGTTGTGGCTGTGCGCGTTGAGCGGCCTGCTGGCCTGCGCGCTGGGCGTCGTGCTGATCGCCGGGCGGCGGCGCGGCCCGCGCCCGCTCGCGGCGCTGATCGACGTTTATATCGCCTTGACGCTCGCGCTGCCGCTGCTCGTGCTGCTCTATGTGACGTTCTACGTGCTGCCCGACTTCGGACTGCTGTTGCCGCCGCCGGTGGTCGGCGTGGTCACGCTCGCGATCTATTACGCGCCGTACGTCGCGCAGGTGATTCAGGCGGCCATCGACGCCGTGCCGGCCGGCACGCTCGAAGCGGGCGTGGCGATCGGCATGTCGCCGTTCGCGATCGCGCGGCGCATCGCCATGCCGCAGGCGCTGCCGCTTCTGCTGCCCACGATGACCGGCCTGATGATCGGGTTGTTCAAGGATTCGGCGCTGCTTTCGGTGATTTCCGTGCATGAGTTCATGTTCGCCGCGAAGGGCGTCGTCTCCGATACCTATGCGCCGCTCGAAGTGTATGGCGTGGTGGCGCTCGTCTACTGGGCGGCGACCGCGTCGCTCCATTTCGTCACGCGCCGGTGGGAGCGCCGTCTCGCGCGCGCCCAGCAGATCGCGCCAGCCCGTTGA
- a CDS encoding DUF1989 domain-containing protein translates to MSEPILSLTVEAGHGRTFEVKAGQFLTITDVEGQQAADFVAVAAVDKSEKLSPTHTRRQLRSLFFAVGDALYSSHGRPLLRVIEDTVGVHDANVPACDDTRFTVDFNVTGHRNCLDNMHAGLALHGLSPFDVPEPFNLFQNGPVTPDRRMQVTDPTSRPGDHITFEVLDDLLCAVSSCPQDIIPGNGLRVTDIAISIHDADPSARAAV, encoded by the coding sequence ATGAGCGAACCGATTCTGTCGCTGACCGTCGAGGCCGGTCATGGCCGCACGTTCGAAGTCAAGGCGGGCCAGTTCCTGACGATCACCGACGTCGAAGGGCAGCAGGCCGCCGACTTCGTCGCCGTGGCCGCCGTGGACAAAAGCGAAAAGCTGTCGCCGACCCATACGCGCCGCCAGTTGCGTTCGCTGTTCTTCGCGGTCGGCGACGCGCTGTATTCGTCACACGGTCGCCCGCTGCTGCGCGTGATCGAGGACACGGTGGGCGTGCACGATGCGAACGTACCCGCCTGCGACGACACGCGTTTCACCGTCGACTTCAACGTGACCGGCCATCGCAACTGTCTCGACAACATGCACGCGGGACTCGCGCTGCACGGTCTTTCGCCGTTCGACGTACCGGAGCCGTTCAACCTGTTCCAGAACGGCCCCGTCACGCCCGACCGCCGGATGCAGGTGACCGATCCGACGAGCCGGCCCGGCGATCACATCACGTTCGAGGTGCTCGACGACCTGCTGTGCGCGGTGTCGTCGTGTCCGCAGGACATCATTCCGGGCAACGGTCTGCGCGTGACCGACATCGCCATTTCGATTCACGACGCGGACCCGTCCGCGCGCGCCGCCGTCTGA
- a CDS encoding MurR/RpiR family transcriptional regulator, which translates to MPSPQPRKNRRPASIESRIAEHYEQLSEIDQRLADVILSSPGQLAMQTATELAANARVSKATATRFFQKLGYASYDDARETARAALVGGSPLYLQERGNKESGGALDEVIEAHLNHEVTNLANTYRSLDRQVLADVVSSIASARRVVVIGYRHSHTIAMMIRRELVQVRSDVIVLPTPGDTLAEYVGDLGGKDLAIVIGFRRRVPAVSLAVAALADAGVDTLYLSDVIAGKPARLARWVIRCHTDGFMLFDSVIAVSALVNLICSLVAERLREHGNGHLQRVEVLHQRLRELE; encoded by the coding sequence ATGCCTTCACCCCAGCCCAGGAAAAACCGGCGCCCGGCGTCCATCGAGAGCCGTATCGCGGAACACTACGAGCAGTTGTCGGAGATCGATCAGCGGCTCGCGGACGTGATCCTCAGTTCGCCCGGCCAGCTCGCGATGCAGACGGCGACCGAACTCGCCGCGAACGCGCGGGTGTCCAAGGCGACCGCGACGCGGTTCTTCCAGAAACTCGGCTACGCGTCATACGACGATGCGCGCGAGACGGCCCGCGCGGCGCTGGTAGGCGGCTCGCCGCTCTATCTACAGGAACGCGGAAACAAGGAATCGGGCGGCGCGCTCGACGAGGTGATCGAGGCGCACCTGAATCACGAGGTGACGAACCTCGCCAACACGTACCGCTCGCTCGACCGCCAGGTGTTGGCCGACGTGGTGAGCAGCATCGCGAGCGCGCGGCGGGTGGTCGTCATCGGCTACCGGCACAGCCATACGATCGCGATGATGATTCGCCGCGAACTGGTTCAGGTGCGCAGCGACGTGATCGTGCTGCCGACGCCGGGCGACACGCTGGCGGAGTACGTCGGCGATCTCGGCGGCAAGGATCTCGCGATCGTGATCGGCTTCCGGCGCCGCGTCCCGGCCGTGTCGCTGGCGGTGGCGGCGCTCGCCGACGCGGGCGTCGACACGCTGTATCTATCGGATGTGATCGCGGGGAAACCGGCGCGTCTGGCGCGCTGGGTGATTCGCTGCCATACGGACGGCTTCATGCTGTTCGACAGCGTGATAGCCGTGTCCGCGCTGGTGAACCTGATCTGCTCGCTGGTCGCCGAGCGTTTGCGCGAGCATGGCAACGGGCACCTTCAGCGGGTCGAGGTATTGCATCAGCGCCTGCGCGAACTGGAATAG